Proteins from a genomic interval of Ramlibacter algicola:
- a CDS encoding PilW family protein produces the protein MTKLQPSQALRSPARQRGLTLVEFMISIVLGMIMVAALATLIADQSNNRAEVERNGRLIENGRYSVRMMVDDLQMAGYWGELSNTPAYAGAALPDPCELAASNIKDAMGIHVQAYDWPAASAAAGYNATGTAPTLSCIGNVKPGTDVIVVRHADPDASALQTGGITDMNKVAAAAGSVMLQTGMIAATQGFDYMMVAASSTANTNTTNFTLVKKDLTTRATLRKTVVRIYYVSSCSVEVAGSCVGADNGNPIPTLKMAELSTAGGAPAWTKVSLAEGIENLQVTFGVDSDNDGAPNGLDVAPGSVALASWPDVMSAKLTLLVRSNEASPGYSDAKTYAMGTVDSAGTDGTVVAASDRYRRHVFVQSVRFVNPSGRRTS, from the coding sequence ATGACCAAGCTGCAGCCATCACAAGCCCTCCGCTCGCCGGCCCGCCAGCGCGGCCTGACGCTGGTCGAATTCATGATCTCGATCGTGCTCGGCATGATCATGGTCGCGGCGCTGGCGACGCTGATCGCGGACCAGAGCAACAACCGCGCGGAGGTCGAACGCAACGGGCGGCTGATCGAGAACGGCCGCTACTCCGTGCGCATGATGGTCGACGACCTGCAGATGGCCGGCTACTGGGGCGAGTTGTCCAACACGCCCGCGTATGCCGGCGCCGCACTGCCCGATCCCTGCGAGCTGGCCGCGTCGAACATCAAGGACGCGATGGGCATCCACGTGCAGGCGTACGACTGGCCGGCAGCGAGCGCCGCGGCGGGCTACAACGCCACTGGCACGGCGCCGACGCTGTCCTGCATCGGCAACGTCAAGCCGGGCACCGACGTCATCGTGGTTCGGCATGCCGACCCCGACGCCAGCGCGCTGCAAACCGGCGGCATCACCGACATGAACAAGGTGGCCGCCGCGGCCGGCTCCGTGATGCTGCAGACCGGCATGATCGCCGCCACCCAGGGCTTCGACTACATGATGGTGGCCGCCAGCTCCACGGCGAACACCAACACCACCAACTTCACGCTGGTGAAGAAGGATCTCACGACCCGCGCCACCCTGCGCAAGACGGTCGTGCGCATCTATTACGTCAGCAGCTGCAGCGTGGAAGTCGCCGGCAGCTGCGTGGGCGCCGACAACGGCAACCCGATCCCGACGCTGAAGATGGCGGAACTCTCGACTGCCGGCGGCGCGCCGGCGTGGACCAAGGTGTCGCTGGCCGAAGGCATCGAGAACCTGCAGGTCACTTTCGGCGTGGACAGCGACAACGACGGCGCCCCCAACGGCCTGGACGTCGCCCCCGGTTCCGTCGCCCTGGCCAGCTGGCCTGACGTCATGAGCGCCAAGCTCACCCTGCTGGTCCGCAGCAACGAGGCCAGCCCGGGCTACAGCGACGCCAAGACCTATGCGATGGGGACCGTCGACTCCGCCGGCACGGACGGCACGGTCGTGGCCGCCAGCGACCGCTACAGGCGCCACGTGTTCGTGCAGTCGGTGCGCTTCGTCAACCCGAGCGGGAGGAGGACGTCGTGA
- the nrdR gene encoding transcriptional regulator NrdR — protein sequence MKCPFCGNADTQVVETRVSEDGDFIRRRRQCIDCEKRFTTYERPDVTFPAVVKKDGRRIEYERAKLLASMNLALRKRPVSTEQIDAAVERIEEKLLNLGVREIPSARIGELVMRELKKLDKVAYVRFASVYRSFEDIDEFKTLVDEVRR from the coding sequence ATGAAGTGCCCCTTCTGCGGCAACGCCGACACCCAGGTGGTGGAGACGCGCGTGTCCGAGGACGGGGACTTCATCCGCCGCCGGCGCCAGTGCATCGACTGCGAAAAACGCTTCACGACCTACGAGCGGCCGGACGTCACGTTCCCGGCGGTGGTGAAGAAGGACGGCCGCCGCATCGAGTACGAGCGCGCCAAGCTGCTGGCGTCGATGAACCTGGCTCTGCGCAAGCGGCCCGTGAGCACCGAGCAGATCGACGCGGCCGTCGAGCGCATCGAGGAAAAGCTGCTCAACCTGGGCGTGCGCGAGATCCCCAGCGCGCGCATCGGCGAGCTGGTGATGCGCGAACTGAAGAAGCTGGACAAGGTGGCGTACGTGCGCTTCGCCAGCGTCTACCGCAGCTTCGAGGACATCGACGAGTTCAAGACGCTCGTCGACGAAGTGCGCCGCTGA
- the pilV gene encoding type IV pilus modification protein PilV — translation MTRRRMRMSRPRRRQAGATLVEILVSLMILMVGLLGLIGVMVQSQRAQLESYQRVQALLLAQDMVARIASNRMASDCYALGTTEIAAGSSVPAPPGTCATAAAAKTRATQDLTDWQNLLAGAAEQSGGNNAGSILGARGCISKDATTGIFQVSVAWQGINAVGAPPAGITCGTGQFGADDAQRRAVSVTVLPPTAS, via the coding sequence ATGACCCGCCGCCGCATGCGCATGTCGCGCCCGCGCCGCCGCCAGGCCGGCGCGACGCTGGTCGAGATCCTCGTGTCCCTGATGATCCTGATGGTCGGCCTGCTGGGCCTGATCGGCGTCATGGTCCAGAGCCAGCGCGCGCAACTGGAGTCGTACCAGCGCGTGCAGGCGCTCCTGCTGGCGCAGGACATGGTGGCGCGCATCGCGTCCAACCGCATGGCCTCGGACTGCTACGCGCTCGGCACGACGGAGATCGCCGCCGGCAGCTCGGTGCCGGCACCCCCGGGCACTTGTGCCACGGCCGCTGCCGCCAAGACACGCGCGACCCAGGACCTGACGGACTGGCAGAACCTGCTGGCGGGCGCCGCCGAGCAATCGGGCGGCAACAACGCGGGCTCCATCCTCGGTGCGCGTGGCTGCATCAGCAAGGACGCCACGACCGGCATCTTCCAGGTGAGCGTCGCCTGGCAAGGCATCAACGCCGTCGGTGCGCCGCCGGCGGGCATCACCTGTGGCACGGGCCAGTTCGGCGCCGACGATGCCCAGCGGCGCGCGGTGAGCGTCACCGTCCTGCCTCCCACCGCAAGCTGA
- a CDS encoding PilX N-terminal domain-containing pilus assembly protein yields MSRRIQSGMTLVIALIMLIVLTLLVVSAIRFGNISLKIAGNAQTEAEAFAAAQVAVETTVAAIAASPNIATIGANPQLAVSTGAVTYTASVSAPSCVYSKPVSTDTLDPGKAADQVCFEGQDQDKLVTSGGTLTVTPSACKDQQWEVTAGVNDPNSGASVAILQGAAVRVGAQVNCP; encoded by the coding sequence GTGAGCCGCCGCATCCAGTCCGGCATGACCCTGGTCATCGCCCTCATCATGCTGATCGTGCTGACCCTGCTCGTGGTGTCGGCCATCCGCTTCGGCAACATCAGCCTCAAGATCGCGGGCAACGCGCAGACCGAGGCCGAGGCCTTTGCCGCCGCGCAGGTTGCCGTCGAGACGACTGTCGCGGCCATCGCCGCGTCGCCCAACATCGCCACGATCGGCGCCAACCCCCAACTCGCGGTGAGCACGGGCGCGGTCACGTACACCGCCTCGGTCTCCGCACCCTCGTGCGTCTACAGCAAGCCCGTCAGCACCGACACGCTGGACCCGGGCAAGGCCGCCGACCAGGTGTGCTTCGAGGGCCAGGACCAGGACAAGCTGGTGACGTCGGGCGGCACCCTCACGGTGACGCCGAGCGCGTGCAAGGACCAGCAATGGGAAGTGACGGCTGGGGTGAACGATCCGAATTCCGGCGCCAGCGTGGCGATCCTGCAGGGCGCCGCCGTGCGCGTGGGCGCGCAGGTGAACTGCCCGTGA
- the glyA gene encoding serine hydroxymethyltransferase, with protein sequence MFHRNILIEQTDPELWAAITAENRRQEEHIELIASENYASPAVMAAQGTQLTNKYAEGYPGKRYYGGCENVDVAEQLAIDRVKQLFGADAANVQPHSGAQANEAVFLAFLKPGDTIMGMSLAEGGHLTHGMALNMSGKWFNVVSYGLDKDEAIDYDAMERKAREHKPKLIIAGASAYSLRIDFERFARVAREIGAIFMVDMAHYAGLVAAGAYPNPVPHADVVTSTTHKSLRGPRGGIILMKAEHEKAINSAIFPGLQGGPLMHVIAAKAVAFQEALTPEFKAYQEQVVRNADVVARTLVERGLRIVSGRTESHVMLVDLRAKGITGKEAEAVLGQAHMTINKNAIPNDPEKPMVTSGVRIGTPAMTTRGFKEDEARQTAHLIADVLDNPRDPANIAAVREKVNALTRRFPVYK encoded by the coding sequence ATGTTCCACCGCAACATCCTCATCGAACAGACCGATCCCGAGCTCTGGGCCGCCATCACGGCGGAAAACCGCCGCCAGGAAGAGCACATCGAGCTGATCGCCAGCGAGAACTACGCCTCGCCCGCCGTCATGGCGGCGCAGGGCACCCAGCTGACCAACAAGTACGCCGAGGGCTATCCCGGCAAGCGCTACTACGGCGGCTGCGAGAACGTCGACGTCGCCGAGCAACTGGCGATCGACCGCGTCAAGCAGCTGTTCGGCGCCGACGCCGCCAACGTGCAGCCGCACTCCGGCGCGCAGGCCAACGAGGCCGTGTTCCTGGCCTTCCTCAAGCCGGGCGACACCATCATGGGCATGAGCCTGGCCGAAGGCGGCCACCTCACCCACGGCATGGCGCTGAACATGTCGGGCAAGTGGTTCAACGTCGTCTCGTACGGCCTCGACAAGGACGAAGCCATCGACTACGACGCGATGGAGCGCAAGGCGCGCGAGCACAAGCCCAAGCTGATCATCGCGGGCGCGTCGGCGTACTCGCTGCGCATCGATTTCGAGCGCTTCGCGCGCGTGGCCAGGGAGATCGGCGCGATCTTCATGGTGGACATGGCGCACTACGCCGGCCTGGTGGCCGCGGGCGCCTACCCCAACCCGGTGCCGCATGCCGACGTCGTGACGTCCACCACCCACAAGAGCCTGCGCGGCCCGCGCGGCGGCATCATCCTGATGAAGGCCGAGCACGAGAAGGCGATCAACAGCGCCATCTTCCCCGGCCTGCAAGGGGGGCCGCTGATGCACGTCATCGCGGCCAAGGCCGTCGCCTTCCAGGAAGCGCTGACGCCCGAGTTCAAGGCGTACCAGGAGCAGGTGGTGCGCAACGCGGACGTCGTGGCGCGCACGCTGGTCGAGCGCGGCCTGCGCATCGTCAGCGGCCGCACCGAGAGCCACGTCATGCTGGTCGACCTGCGCGCCAAGGGCATCACCGGCAAGGAAGCCGAGGCGGTGCTGGGCCAGGCGCACATGACCATCAACAAGAACGCGATCCCCAACGATCCCGAGAAGCCGATGGTCACCAGCGGCGTGCGCATCGGCACGCCTGCGATGACCACGCGCGGCTTCAAGGAAGACGAGGCGCGGCAGACGGCGCACCTGATCGCCGACGTTCTGGACAACCCGCGCGACCCGGCCAACATCGCCGCCGTGCGGGAGAAGGTCAACGCCCTCACCCGCCGGTTCCCGGTCTACAAGTGA
- a CDS encoding PilC/PilY family type IV pilus protein, whose amino-acid sequence MKRMQWVLALMALLLAGYSASLRAEDTDIYVDNSGTSGTPNVLFILDNGANFDATASGPGCSAYSGTSTPPSLGSQKSAGMLQCALVDAINSLPDGSVNIGLMVSNGNGYATSSPAATTNAYHELCAASGGGGCLLRKLTPMTTATNPTYGKSNKQSMIDFIKSWNATGNNNGPNDFSVKVNTASQSADAVMQEAWAYFNGKTGLSGTTYSPSQLTGCQRNFIIYIANTDKSPSNGNPSPGPDGASNNWSMADTRVNASDSQKGKITTAAAFNPAMCGITSVVATSSSGDWSTNWADEWARLMFQQDAGTNSPTGQSNGLQNIITYTIGMQGTCGANYKADYPALLSSMATYGGGKFFPTSDASGLTEALLKILNEVQAVNSVFSSASLPVSVNAQGTYLNQIFLGMFRPDAEGNPRWMGNLKQYKLVTGTNGALVMGDARGQAAISSAGTGFLSPSAESYWTYKDTTTAPDDTATGGFFVNDLKGATPTAFDLPDGEVVEKGGVAQQLRKENLRATFAGAMAATTNPRRLYTYCPAGGTCDPNLTNGGNEFSTANSAIAANAFGADNSVRINSIVRTGTTALVTTQGNHGFTAGSVVTIRNVNQAAYNVTRTLTAANINSSNSFTITGLPDTPKTPAVGTYVLSKPGVASFGLASITRPACSTSGCATSTELATVVTSIPHSFANGDSVQFSSTIAGYSSPVVIGNVANGTNTGSFTISLTLSPPAGAGATGTLAYPSSTATAISGNMSGSGTTVTATTAGHTFHDQQSVTITGSKGVDGTYRITRINSTQFSFTASFNNSNDLKPATNGGTTYASVATTPQTVNLQRMNNAASATIQASNLPANYFTSGDVLNVTSASAGFVPTSGSATISCNGSCTTATYTVSLPPAAAIIPDGTTVSVGGASITASSVSRSATGTVTVVVPSNSLVTGDTVTIAPLNGTGYTDESEYAGSYAVTCTVNPGCTTLTYGPIPLNPTTPATGANMQAYSATSSPDRDTVIKWVRGLDNQGDEKGPGNGIKVRESIHGDVLHSRPLVINYGDSRGIVAFYGANDGVFRAINGNQAGRIGSVDPGGELWGLVLPEHYPYLNRLRTNSPELQFPSTVLKTALPKNYFVDGPTGVYQKLTATGSIETAYIYLTMRRGGRFLYALDITQPQSPQVLWRIDTNSTGFEELGQTWSRPRLTLLQNYANPVLVFGGGYDPAHDTEPAGTAAMGRAIYIVDAVSGALVWRAQPSCGASGTCRAVPGMTQPIPSDIAFVDRDNNGKVDKLYVGDLGGNVWRVDVNTADTATWAVSKVASLGCDDGVAAASLCSDGKPVRKFFFPPSVLSIKAAGATGSYDALSLASGDREHPLKNTAAGSSYNTVDRFFLVRDTGTALGSPMASPLKLSDLFNATSTTWDGTRSGVYITLATGEKAVNAPLAVNGTVFFATNKPVDTTATCAANLGEARAYGVNPFDGTFVSNVLQGGGMPPSAVAGIVQMTKDNGNGGTTTYNEKFCIGCGISGSQLGGTNNNPCNSALENCNVGKVIPKNLRRTYWYKK is encoded by the coding sequence ATGAAAAGAATGCAATGGGTGCTGGCGCTGATGGCGCTGCTGCTGGCCGGCTATTCGGCGTCGCTGCGCGCCGAGGACACCGACATCTACGTCGACAACAGCGGCACCTCGGGCACCCCGAACGTGCTGTTCATCCTCGACAACGGCGCCAACTTCGACGCCACGGCGAGCGGCCCCGGCTGCTCGGCCTATTCGGGCACCAGCACCCCGCCGTCGCTGGGCTCGCAGAAGTCCGCCGGCATGCTGCAATGCGCGCTGGTGGATGCGATCAATTCGCTGCCCGACGGCTCCGTGAACATCGGCCTGATGGTGAGCAACGGGAACGGCTACGCGACCTCGTCCCCGGCCGCGACCACCAACGCGTACCACGAGCTGTGCGCCGCAAGCGGCGGTGGCGGTTGCCTGCTGCGCAAGCTGACGCCGATGACCACCGCGACGAACCCGACGTACGGCAAGTCGAACAAGCAGAGCATGATCGACTTCATCAAGTCGTGGAATGCCACGGGCAACAACAACGGCCCGAACGACTTCAGCGTCAAGGTGAACACCGCGTCGCAGTCCGCCGACGCGGTGATGCAGGAGGCCTGGGCCTATTTCAACGGCAAGACCGGCCTGTCGGGCACGACCTACTCGCCGTCCCAGCTGACCGGCTGCCAGCGCAACTTCATCATCTACATCGCCAACACCGACAAGAGCCCCAGCAACGGCAATCCCTCGCCGGGCCCGGACGGCGCGTCGAACAACTGGTCGATGGCGGACACCCGCGTGAACGCCAGCGACTCGCAGAAGGGCAAGATCACCACGGCCGCGGCGTTCAATCCGGCTATGTGCGGCATCACCAGCGTGGTGGCCACCAGCTCGAGCGGTGATTGGTCGACGAACTGGGCCGACGAGTGGGCGCGCCTCATGTTCCAGCAGGACGCCGGCACAAACTCTCCCACAGGGCAGAGCAACGGTCTCCAGAACATCATCACGTATACGATCGGCATGCAGGGCACCTGCGGCGCCAACTACAAGGCCGATTACCCGGCCCTGCTGTCCAGCATGGCCACGTATGGTGGCGGCAAGTTCTTCCCGACCAGCGACGCGTCCGGGCTGACCGAGGCGCTGCTGAAGATCCTCAACGAGGTGCAGGCGGTCAACAGCGTGTTCTCGTCGGCGTCGCTGCCGGTGTCGGTGAACGCGCAGGGCACCTACCTGAACCAGATCTTCCTGGGGATGTTCCGCCCGGATGCCGAGGGCAACCCGCGGTGGATGGGCAACCTGAAGCAGTACAAGCTGGTCACCGGCACCAACGGCGCGCTGGTGATGGGCGACGCGAGGGGGCAGGCGGCGATCAGTTCCGCGGGCACCGGCTTCCTGTCGCCCAGCGCGGAGAGCTACTGGACTTACAAGGACACCACCACGGCGCCGGACGACACGGCCACCGGCGGCTTCTTCGTCAATGACCTCAAGGGGGCGACGCCCACCGCGTTCGACCTGCCCGACGGCGAGGTCGTGGAGAAGGGCGGCGTCGCGCAGCAGTTGCGCAAGGAGAACCTGAGGGCCACGTTCGCCGGCGCGATGGCCGCCACCACGAACCCGCGGCGCCTGTACACCTACTGCCCGGCCGGCGGCACGTGCGACCCCAACCTCACGAACGGCGGCAACGAGTTCTCCACCGCCAACAGTGCCATCGCCGCCAATGCCTTCGGCGCGGACAACTCGGTGCGGATCAATTCGATCGTGCGCACCGGCACGACCGCGCTGGTGACGACGCAGGGCAACCACGGCTTCACGGCGGGCTCCGTGGTGACGATCCGCAACGTCAACCAGGCGGCGTACAACGTCACGCGGACGCTCACGGCGGCGAACATCAACAGCTCGAACAGCTTCACCATCACGGGGCTCCCGGACACGCCCAAAACGCCGGCGGTCGGCACCTACGTGCTGAGCAAGCCCGGCGTGGCGAGCTTCGGCCTCGCCTCGATCACGCGGCCGGCCTGCAGCACGTCCGGATGCGCGACGTCGACGGAGCTGGCAACGGTGGTGACCTCGATACCGCACAGCTTCGCCAACGGCGACTCCGTGCAGTTCAGCAGCACGATCGCAGGCTATTCGTCGCCCGTGGTGATCGGCAACGTGGCCAACGGAACCAACACCGGTTCGTTCACGATCTCGCTGACGCTGTCTCCGCCGGCGGGCGCCGGCGCTACCGGCACGCTCGCCTACCCGAGCAGCACGGCCACCGCCATCTCGGGCAACATGTCCGGGTCCGGCACCACGGTCACCGCGACCACGGCAGGGCACACCTTCCATGACCAGCAGTCGGTGACGATCACCGGCAGCAAGGGCGTGGACGGCACGTACCGGATCACCCGGATCAACTCGACCCAGTTCAGCTTCACCGCCAGCTTCAACAACAGCAACGACCTGAAGCCCGCCACCAACGGCGGCACCACCTACGCATCCGTGGCGACGACCCCGCAGACGGTGAACCTGCAGCGGATGAACAATGCGGCATCGGCGACGATCCAGGCGTCGAACCTGCCAGCGAACTACTTCACCAGCGGCGACGTGCTGAACGTCACGTCGGCGTCGGCGGGATTCGTGCCCACCAGCGGCAGCGCCACGATCTCGTGCAACGGCAGCTGCACGACGGCGACCTACACCGTGTCCCTGCCGCCCGCGGCGGCCATCATCCCGGACGGCACCACGGTCAGCGTCGGCGGAGCGTCGATCACGGCGTCCTCCGTGTCCCGTAGCGCCACGGGGACGGTGACGGTGGTCGTGCCCTCCAATTCCCTGGTGACGGGGGACACGGTCACCATCGCGCCGCTGAACGGCACCGGCTACACCGACGAATCGGAATACGCCGGGTCCTACGCGGTCACCTGCACTGTGAACCCGGGCTGCACCACGCTGACCTACGGGCCGATCCCGCTGAACCCGACCACCCCGGCCACCGGCGCCAACATGCAGGCGTACAGCGCCACGTCCTCGCCCGACCGCGACACCGTGATCAAGTGGGTGCGCGGCCTGGACAACCAGGGCGACGAGAAGGGCCCGGGCAACGGCATCAAGGTGCGCGAATCCATCCACGGCGACGTGCTGCATTCGCGCCCGCTCGTGATCAACTACGGCGACAGCCGCGGCATCGTGGCGTTCTACGGCGCCAACGACGGCGTGTTCCGCGCCATCAACGGGAACCAGGCCGGCAGGATCGGTTCGGTGGACCCCGGCGGCGAGCTGTGGGGCCTGGTGCTGCCGGAGCACTACCCGTACCTGAACCGCCTGCGCACGAACTCGCCGGAACTGCAGTTCCCGTCCACGGTCCTCAAGACGGCGCTGCCCAAGAACTACTTCGTGGACGGCCCGACCGGCGTTTACCAGAAGCTGACCGCGACCGGTTCGATCGAAACCGCCTACATCTACCTCACCATGCGCCGGGGCGGTCGCTTCCTGTACGCGCTCGACATCACGCAGCCGCAGTCGCCCCAGGTCCTGTGGCGCATCGACACCAACAGCACGGGCTTCGAGGAACTGGGCCAGACCTGGTCGCGCCCGCGCCTGACGCTCCTGCAGAACTACGCCAACCCGGTGCTCGTGTTCGGCGGCGGTTATGACCCCGCGCACGACACCGAGCCCGCGGGCACCGCCGCCATGGGCCGCGCCATCTACATCGTGGACGCGGTGTCCGGAGCGCTCGTGTGGCGCGCCCAGCCGAGCTGCGGCGCAAGCGGCACCTGCCGGGCAGTGCCGGGCATGACCCAGCCGATCCCATCGGACATCGCCTTCGTGGACCGCGACAACAACGGCAAGGTCGACAAGCTGTACGTCGGCGACCTGGGCGGCAACGTCTGGCGCGTCGACGTCAACACGGCGGATACGGCCACGTGGGCCGTGAGCAAGGTCGCCTCCCTGGGCTGCGACGACGGCGTCGCCGCGGCCTCCCTCTGCAGCGACGGCAAGCCGGTGCGCAAGTTCTTCTTCCCGCCGTCGGTGCTGTCCATCAAGGCAGCGGGCGCCACGGGGTCCTACGACGCGCTGTCGCTCGCCTCCGGCGACCGGGAGCACCCGCTGAAGAACACGGCCGCCGGCTCGTCCTACAACACGGTCGACCGCTTCTTCCTCGTGAGGGACACGGGGACGGCCCTCGGTTCTCCGATGGCGTCGCCCCTGAAGCTCTCGGACCTGTTCAACGCCACCAGCACCACCTGGGACGGCACCCGCAGCGGCGTGTACATCACGCTGGCGACCGGCGAGAAGGCGGTCAACGCACCGCTGGCCGTCAACGGCACGGTGTTCTTTGCGACCAACAAGCCCGTGGACACCACTGCCACCTGCGCGGCCAACCTGGGCGAGGCGCGCGCCTACGGCGTCAATCCCTTCGACGGCACGTTCGTGAGCAACGTCCTGCAAGGCGGCGGCATGCCCCCGAGCGCGGTGGCGGGCATCGTCCAGATGACCAAGGACAACGGCAACGGCGGTACGACCACGTACAACGAGAAGTTCTGCATCGGCTGCGGCATCTCGGGCAGCCAGCTGGGCGGCACCAACAACAACCCCTGCAACTCGGCGCTCGAGAACTGCAACGTGGGCAAGGTCATCCCGAAGAACCTGCGCCGCACCTACTGGTACAAGAAGTAG
- a CDS encoding lytic transglycosylase domain-containing protein, translating into MTAGQQAARALRTFGSDVASGFFEICHSGLALVGVAVILALATLATRPDLRQAGETELMTWLRARQVAALGMVPAPEAVDRATAANLKDLPKQQAALAYWLSRKYRVAPEPVGALVAEAYDISRRTKLDPTLILAVVAIESGFNPFAQSPVGAQGLMQVMTGVHSDKYENFGGKLAAFDPVTNLRVGVKVLQECIQRAGSLQGGLKYYVGAAQLPDDGGYADKVLAEHARLQQVAAGRSVPTAPPAVIRTVAPVPAPSESAERRDDPDRVAAWTSS; encoded by the coding sequence ATGACAGCAGGACAGCAAGCAGCCCGGGCGCTGCGGACCTTCGGGTCCGACGTGGCCTCCGGCTTCTTCGAGATCTGCCATAGCGGCCTGGCCCTCGTCGGGGTGGCCGTCATCCTGGCGCTGGCCACGCTGGCCACCCGGCCGGACCTCCGCCAGGCTGGCGAGACCGAATTGATGACCTGGCTGCGTGCCCGCCAGGTGGCCGCGCTCGGCATGGTGCCGGCGCCCGAGGCGGTCGACCGTGCCACGGCCGCGAACCTGAAGGACCTGCCCAAGCAGCAGGCCGCGCTTGCCTATTGGCTGAGCCGGAAGTACCGCGTGGCCCCGGAGCCGGTCGGCGCGCTCGTGGCCGAGGCTTATGACATCAGCCGGCGCACCAAGCTGGACCCGACCCTGATCCTGGCCGTGGTGGCCATCGAGTCCGGGTTCAACCCGTTCGCTCAGAGCCCGGTCGGCGCCCAGGGCCTGATGCAGGTCATGACCGGCGTGCACAGCGACAAGTACGAGAACTTCGGGGGCAAGCTGGCGGCCTTCGACCCGGTCACCAACCTGCGCGTGGGCGTCAAGGTGCTGCAGGAATGCATCCAGCGCGCCGGCTCGCTGCAGGGGGGCCTCAAATACTATGTGGGCGCCGCCCAGCTGCCGGACGACGGCGGCTACGCGGACAAGGTGCTGGCCGAGCACGCCCGGCTGCAACAGGTGGCTGCCGGCCGCTCGGTGCCGACCGCGCCGCCGGCGGTGATCCGTACCGTCGCGCCGGTCCCCGCCCCGTCGGAATCGGCCGAGCGCCGCGACGACCCGGACCGCGTCGCGGCTTGGACCTCGTCCTGA
- a CDS encoding GspH/FimT family protein — protein sequence MHFHPVPAAQRGFSLVELLAVLAVAAVLLGVGLPSLRSLVGSMAASAASNDLLADLLFARSEALKRKARVTLCKSADGATCTTAGRWDQGWIVFVDSNGNGTRAAGELLLQRQQALGGDLHALGNGTLARYVAYAPDGSTRQVGGAFQAGTLTVCRPSAEPVTGRLIVINANGRPRVQKSVLDGCP from the coding sequence ATGCACTTCCATCCCGTACCGGCCGCGCAGCGCGGCTTCTCCCTCGTCGAACTGCTCGCGGTGCTCGCCGTCGCCGCCGTGCTGCTGGGCGTGGGCCTGCCGTCGCTGCGATCGCTCGTCGGCTCGATGGCGGCCAGCGCGGCCAGCAACGACCTGCTCGCCGACCTGCTGTTCGCGCGCAGCGAGGCGCTCAAGCGCAAGGCGCGCGTCACGCTGTGCAAGTCGGCCGACGGCGCGACGTGCACGACGGCCGGCCGCTGGGACCAGGGCTGGATCGTCTTCGTCGACAGCAACGGCAACGGCACCCGCGCGGCCGGCGAACTGCTGCTGCAGCGGCAGCAGGCGCTCGGTGGCGACCTGCACGCCTTGGGCAACGGGACACTCGCGCGCTACGTCGCGTACGCGCCCGACGGGTCGACACGGCAGGTCGGCGGTGCCTTCCAGGCGGGCACGCTCACGGTGTGCCGCCCGTCCGCGGAGCCGGTGACGGGCCGGCTGATCGTGATCAACGCGAACGGCCGCCCGCGCGTGCAGAAGTCGGTGCTGGACGGCTGCCCGTGA
- a CDS encoding GspH/FimT family pseudopilin, with amino-acid sequence MPPTRRPPRPQGGFTLIELLVVVTISAIMLGLAVPSFKNFMASQRVKSAASEIATTLLLSRSEAVKRNVTVNITPSGGNWASGWTAVDTAATPTTLATQNAFNGVTIAGPASVAYQGNGRIGASSQFTVTSTAVATTQRCVKVDLTGIPSTSSGACS; translated from the coding sequence ATGCCGCCGACTCGCCGTCCGCCGCGTCCGCAGGGTGGCTTCACCCTGATCGAGCTGCTGGTCGTGGTCACCATTTCCGCGATCATGCTCGGCCTGGCCGTGCCGTCGTTCAAGAACTTCATGGCCAGCCAGCGGGTCAAGAGCGCCGCGTCCGAGATCGCCACGACGCTCCTGCTGTCGCGCAGCGAGGCGGTCAAGCGCAACGTCACCGTCAACATCACCCCGAGCGGCGGCAACTGGGCCAGCGGCTGGACGGCGGTGGACACCGCCGCCACGCCCACCACCCTCGCCACGCAGAACGCGTTCAACGGCGTGACGATCGCCGGCCCCGCCTCCGTCGCCTACCAGGGCAACGGCCGCATCGGCGCCTCGTCCCAGTTCACGGTGACCAGCACCGCCGTCGCGACCACGCAGCGCTGCGTGAAGGTCGACCTCACCGGCATCCCCAGCACTTCCAGCGGAGCCTGCTCATGA